One Tachysurus vachellii isolate PV-2020 chromosome 18, HZAU_Pvac_v1, whole genome shotgun sequence DNA segment encodes these proteins:
- the prr15la gene encoding proline-rich protein 15-like protein A, which produces MATAEPAPAWWKLTFLRKKKSEAKELFEVPAEYSNNAETAPGTSSTTGMPDDSQFNARLERIVDKTATKGRHVKVSHSGRFKEKKRIRSTLAENPELFPNQDTCNGNQSTGN; this is translated from the coding sequence ATGGCTACGGCTGAGCCAGCCCCTGCCTGGTGGAAGTTGACCTTCCTCCGCAAGAAGAAATCTGAGGCCAAGGAGTTGTTTGAGGTACCTGCAGAGTACAGTAACAATGCTGAGACGGCACCTGGAACGAGCAGTACGACAGGGATGCCCGATGACAGCCAGTTCAACGCTCGCCTTGAACGCATTGTGGACAAAACAGCCACAAAAGGACGCCACGTTAAAGTTTCCCACTCAGGCCGCTTCAAGGAGAAAAAGCGCATTAGGTCAACACTAGCTGAAAACCCGGAATTGTTCCCCAACCAAGACACTTGCAATGGGAATCAGAGCACTGGGAATTGA